From Saccharothrix espanaensis DSM 44229, the proteins below share one genomic window:
- a CDS encoding citrate synthase yields the protein MPDATTAPNDTRTVALRHQGGEHEMKVVPATEGAPGIDLGKLLANTGLVTLDSGFVNTASCSSEITYIDGDAGILRYRGYPIEQLAQRSNFIEVSYLLIYGELPTQAQLDEFSSKISRHTLLHEDLKRFFDGFPRDAHPMPVLSSAVSALSTFYQDSLSPFDANQVEISTIRLLAKVPTIAAYAYKKSVGQPFLYPDNSLGLVENFLRMTFGFPAEPYDVDPDLVRALDLLFVLHADHEQNCSTSTVRLVGSSEANLFASISAGINALFGPLHGGANSAVLEMLEKIKNEGGDVASFVRKVKNKEDGVRLMGFGHRVYKNYDPRAAIIKKTADEILGKLGADDQLLDIAKKLEETALADDYFIERKLYPNVDFYTGLIYRAMGFPTKFFTVLFALGRLPGWIAHWREMIKDPATKIGRPRQIYVGSPERDFVPLDQR from the coding sequence ATGCCCGACGCGACGACTGCGCCGAACGACACCCGTACCGTCGCGCTGCGCCATCAGGGCGGAGAGCACGAGATGAAGGTAGTACCGGCCACCGAGGGTGCGCCCGGTATCGATCTCGGCAAGCTCCTGGCCAACACCGGCCTGGTCACCCTGGACAGCGGGTTCGTCAACACCGCGTCCTGCTCGTCCGAGATCACCTACATCGACGGTGACGCGGGCATCCTGCGCTACCGCGGCTACCCGATCGAACAGCTCGCCCAGCGCTCGAACTTCATCGAGGTCAGCTACCTGCTCATCTACGGCGAGCTGCCGACGCAGGCGCAACTGGACGAGTTCTCGTCCAAGATCAGCCGACACACCCTGCTGCACGAAGACCTGAAACGGTTCTTCGACGGCTTCCCGCGCGACGCGCACCCGATGCCGGTGCTGTCCTCCGCGGTGTCCGCGCTGTCCACGTTCTACCAGGACAGCCTCAGCCCGTTCGACGCCAACCAGGTGGAGATCTCCACGATCCGCCTGCTGGCGAAGGTGCCGACCATCGCGGCCTACGCGTACAAGAAGTCGGTCGGCCAGCCCTTCCTCTACCCGGACAACTCGCTGGGCCTGGTGGAGAACTTCCTGCGGATGACGTTCGGCTTCCCGGCCGAGCCCTACGACGTCGACCCGGACCTGGTCCGCGCGCTGGACCTGCTGTTCGTGCTGCACGCCGACCACGAGCAGAACTGCTCCACCTCCACCGTGCGCCTGGTGGGCTCGTCCGAGGCCAACCTGTTCGCCTCGATCTCCGCCGGCATCAACGCCCTGTTCGGCCCGCTGCACGGCGGCGCGAACAGCGCGGTGCTGGAGATGCTGGAGAAGATCAAGAACGAGGGCGGCGACGTCGCGTCGTTCGTGCGCAAGGTGAAGAACAAGGAAGACGGCGTCCGCCTGATGGGCTTCGGCCACCGGGTCTACAAGAACTACGACCCGCGCGCCGCGATCATCAAGAAGACCGCCGACGAGATCCTCGGCAAGCTCGGCGCCGACGACCAGCTGCTGGACATCGCCAAGAAGCTGGAGGAGACGGCGCTCGCCGACGACTACTTCATCGAGCGCAAGCTGTACCCGAACGTCGACTTCTACACCGGCCTGATCTACCGCGCGATGGGCTTCCCGACGAAGTTCTTCACCGTGCTGTTCGCCCTGGGCCGGCTGCCCGGCTGGATCGCCCACTGGCGCGAGATGATCAAGGACCCGGCCACCAAGATCGGCCGCCCGCGGCAGATCTACGTCGGTTCCCCGGAACGCGACTTCGTGCCGCTCGACCAGCGCTGA
- a CDS encoding cryptochrome/photolyase family protein — MDSSTVVWFRRDLRVDDHPALLAAAERAKNGLALYVLDPRLLSVAGQPRVRFMFRCLRALDAKLGGRLMVVSGDPVDVVPEVARSVGASTVHVSADAGPYGRERDAAVERKVELVRAGSPYAVTPGRVVKPDGTPYRVFTPFSKVWREHGWRKPADTDESTVDWLEPAESEELPDVEPLADFYPEWEKFRDERLPDYDRDRNRPDLDRTSRMSAYLRWGVVHPRTLLAELGDDEGARAYRNELAWRDFYADVLWHHPESARQNLDRKFDAMELDHDRERFEAWCAGKTGYPFVDAGMRQLLAEGWMHNRVRMVVASFLVKDLHLPWWWGARHFMKHLVDGDLASNQHGWQWAAGTGTDAAPYFRVFNPVTQGEKFDPDGEYVRRYVPELRDVKGRAVHKPHDPIVDHAHEREVALARYAAIKS; from the coding sequence GTGGATTCCTCGACCGTCGTCTGGTTCCGGCGTGACCTGCGGGTGGACGACCACCCGGCGTTGCTGGCCGCCGCCGAACGTGCCAAGAACGGCCTGGCCCTCTACGTCCTGGACCCCCGGTTGCTGTCGGTCGCCGGGCAGCCCCGGGTGCGGTTCATGTTCCGCTGCCTGCGGGCGCTGGACGCGAAGCTGGGCGGGCGGCTCATGGTGGTGTCCGGGGACCCGGTCGACGTGGTGCCGGAAGTGGCGCGATCCGTTGGGGCGTCGACGGTCCACGTGTCGGCGGACGCCGGGCCGTACGGGCGGGAGCGGGACGCGGCCGTGGAGCGGAAGGTCGAACTGGTCCGCGCCGGGTCGCCGTACGCGGTGACGCCCGGTCGGGTGGTGAAGCCGGACGGGACGCCGTACCGCGTGTTCACGCCGTTCTCCAAGGTGTGGCGGGAACACGGGTGGCGCAAGCCGGCGGACACCGACGAGTCCACTGTGGACTGGCTGGAGCCGGCGGAGTCCGAGGAACTGCCGGACGTCGAGCCGTTGGCGGACTTCTACCCGGAGTGGGAGAAGTTCCGCGACGAGCGCCTGCCGGACTACGACCGCGACCGCAACCGGCCGGACCTGGACCGCACCAGCCGGATGTCGGCGTACCTGAGGTGGGGCGTCGTGCACCCGCGCACCCTGCTGGCGGAACTGGGCGACGACGAGGGCGCGCGGGCGTACCGCAACGAGTTGGCGTGGCGGGACTTCTACGCCGACGTCCTGTGGCACCACCCGGAATCGGCCCGCCAGAACCTGGACCGCAAGTTCGACGCGATGGAACTGGACCACGACCGCGAGCGGTTCGAGGCGTGGTGCGCGGGGAAGACCGGCTACCCGTTCGTGGACGCGGGGATGCGCCAACTCCTGGCGGAGGGCTGGATGCACAACCGGGTGCGGATGGTGGTGGCGAGCTTCCTGGTGAAGGACCTGCACCTGCCGTGGTGGTGGGGTGCGCGGCACTTCATGAAACACCTGGTGGACGGCGACCTGGCGTCGAACCAGCACGGCTGGCAGTGGGCGGCGGGGACGGGAACCGACGCGGCCCCGTACTTCCGGGTGTTCAACCCGGTGACCCAGGGCGAGAAGTTCGACCCGGACGGCGAGTACGTGCGGCGGTACGTGCCGGAGCTGAGGGACGTGAAGGGACGTGCGGTGCACAAGCCACACGACCCGATCGTGGATCACGCGCACGAACGCGAAGTCGCGCTGGCCCGGTACGCTGCGATCAAGTCGTGA
- a CDS encoding acyl-CoA dehydrogenase family protein: MPAERLLPTTEAEDLLALVREISRDELAPHAADAEEHARFPREKFRLLGKSGLLGLPYPEEFGGGAQPYEVYLQALEEIASAWMSVGVGLSVHVMSSYALATFGTQEQKQRWLPDILDGDLLGGYALSESHAGSDAGALSTRAVRTGEQYVVNGTKAWITHAGVADFYTLMARTQDSGSKGISCLLAPGHVEGLDAAPAERKMGLTGSVTAQLRFEDVRVDADRLIGEEGDGLKIALSALDSGRLGIAACAVGLAQAALDEAVAYAKHRTQFGRAIIDFQGLEFLLADMAAAVESARATYLAAARRRDRGLPFTRQAAIAKLVCTDAAMKVTTDAVQVLGGAGYTRDFPVERYMREAKVLQIFEGTNQIQRVVIGRELRR; encoded by the coding sequence ATGCCCGCCGAGCGCCTGCTGCCCACCACCGAAGCCGAAGACCTGCTCGCCCTGGTCCGCGAGATCTCGCGGGACGAACTGGCGCCGCACGCGGCCGACGCCGAGGAGCACGCGCGCTTCCCGCGCGAGAAGTTCCGGCTGCTGGGCAAGAGCGGGCTGCTGGGCCTGCCCTACCCGGAGGAGTTCGGCGGCGGCGCACAGCCCTACGAGGTCTACCTGCAGGCGCTGGAGGAGATCGCGTCGGCGTGGATGTCGGTCGGGGTCGGGCTTTCCGTGCACGTGATGTCGAGCTACGCGCTGGCGACGTTCGGCACGCAGGAGCAGAAGCAGCGCTGGCTCCCGGACATCCTCGACGGCGACCTGCTCGGCGGCTACGCGCTCTCCGAGTCGCACGCGGGCTCCGACGCGGGCGCGCTGTCCACCCGCGCCGTGCGCACCGGCGAGCAGTACGTCGTCAACGGCACCAAGGCGTGGATCACGCACGCCGGCGTGGCGGACTTCTACACGCTCATGGCCCGCACGCAGGACTCCGGCAGCAAGGGCATCAGCTGCCTGCTCGCGCCCGGTCACGTCGAGGGGCTCGACGCCGCGCCGGCGGAGCGCAAGATGGGGCTGACCGGGTCGGTCACCGCGCAGCTCCGGTTCGAGGACGTGCGGGTCGACGCCGACCGGCTGATCGGCGAGGAGGGCGACGGGCTGAAGATCGCGCTGTCCGCCCTGGACTCCGGCCGGCTCGGGATCGCGGCCTGCGCGGTGGGCCTGGCGCAGGCGGCGCTGGACGAGGCCGTGGCGTACGCGAAGCACCGCACCCAGTTCGGCCGCGCGATCATCGACTTCCAGGGCTTGGAGTTCCTGCTGGCCGACATGGCGGCGGCGGTCGAGTCGGCGCGCGCCACCTACCTGGCGGCGGCCCGCCGCCGGGACCGGGGGCTGCCGTTCACCCGGCAGGCGGCGATCGCGAAGCTGGTGTGCACGGACGCGGCCATGAAGGTCACCACGGACGCCGTGCAGGTGCTCGGCGGCGCGGGCTACACCCGCGACTTCCCGGTGGAGCGGTACATGCGCGAGGCCAAGGTGTTGCAGATCTTCGAGGGCACCAACCAGATCCAGCGCGTGGTGATCGGCCGCGAACTGCGCCGGTGA
- a CDS encoding TetR/AcrR family transcriptional regulator: MTSIARRPLTPRQVDLLGRLETLVLAEGFAHFTLDDLAARLHCSKSTLYALAASKEQLAVRVVGRYFKGAAQRIEQRVSEIRDVRARVGTYLAGAAEELRRASAQFIADVSAFAPTRSTYERNARAAAERIRSFIQEGVKEGVFREVHATLVAEMAGLLIEGIQTGVLTRRAGVTDAEAFTALGELLLDGLRRERSQA, from the coding sequence ATGACCTCGATCGCGCGCAGACCCCTCACGCCCCGGCAGGTGGACCTGCTCGGCCGGTTGGAGACGCTCGTGCTCGCCGAGGGCTTCGCGCACTTCACGCTGGACGACCTCGCCGCACGCCTGCACTGCTCCAAATCGACCCTCTACGCGCTGGCGGCGAGCAAGGAACAACTCGCCGTACGAGTAGTCGGCCGGTACTTCAAGGGCGCGGCCCAGCGGATCGAGCAGCGGGTGTCGGAGATCAGGGACGTCCGGGCCCGGGTCGGGACCTACCTGGCCGGTGCCGCCGAAGAACTGCGCCGCGCGTCCGCGCAGTTCATCGCCGACGTGTCCGCATTCGCACCCACCCGGTCCACCTACGAGCGCAATGCCCGCGCGGCCGCCGAGCGAATCCGCTCGTTCATCCAGGAAGGCGTCAAGGAAGGCGTTTTCCGGGAAGTCCACGCGACACTCGTCGCGGAAATGGCCGGACTGCTCATCGAAGGCATCCAGACCGGCGTGCTGACCCGCCGCGCCGGCGTGACCGACGCGGAGGCGTTCACCGCGCTCGGTGAACTGCTGCTCGACGGGCTGCGCAGAGAACGGAGCCAGGCGTGA
- a CDS encoding amidohydrolase: MNVAITGGHVVPVSGEPIENGTVLVQDGKIVAVGADVTVPDGVPVVDAAGGWVLPGFVEAHGHLGVHEEGEGWAGQDTNEMTDPNGARLKALDAINPADIGFADALSGGVTTAVIKPGSGNVIGGQTVAVKCWGRTVDEMLLRDPVSVKSALGENPKRVYGDQKKLPSTRQGVAAVIRDAFTKAQDYAARKAAAEGLFDRDNTMEVLTKVLDGTLPWCQHCHRADDIATALRLADEFGYRLVVNHGTEGHLIADLLADKNIPVVVGPLFTTRSKVELRQRTLRTPGVLARAGVEIAITTDHPVVPINFLVHQATLAVKEGLDRDVALRSITTNPARMMGLDDRVGSLAPGLDGDVVIWSGDPLDVMSRALRVFVEGREVYRFEDGEGVVASPYRTR, from the coding sequence ATGAACGTCGCGATCACGGGTGGCCACGTCGTCCCGGTGTCCGGGGAGCCCATCGAGAACGGGACCGTGCTGGTCCAGGACGGCAAGATCGTCGCGGTCGGCGCGGACGTCACCGTCCCGGACGGCGTGCCGGTCGTGGACGCGGCGGGCGGCTGGGTGCTGCCCGGCTTCGTGGAGGCCCACGGCCACCTCGGCGTGCACGAGGAGGGCGAGGGCTGGGCCGGCCAGGACACCAACGAGATGACCGACCCCAACGGCGCGCGGCTCAAGGCGCTCGACGCCATCAACCCGGCCGACATCGGGTTCGCCGACGCGCTGTCCGGCGGCGTCACCACGGCCGTGATCAAGCCCGGCTCCGGCAACGTGATCGGCGGGCAGACCGTCGCGGTGAAGTGCTGGGGCCGCACCGTGGACGAGATGCTGCTGCGCGACCCGGTGAGCGTCAAGAGCGCGCTCGGCGAGAACCCCAAGCGGGTCTACGGCGACCAGAAGAAGCTGCCCTCCACCCGGCAGGGCGTCGCCGCCGTCATCCGCGACGCCTTCACCAAGGCCCAGGACTACGCGGCCAGGAAGGCCGCCGCCGAGGGCCTGTTCGACCGGGACAACACCATGGAGGTGCTGACCAAGGTCCTCGACGGCACGCTGCCGTGGTGCCAGCACTGCCACCGCGCCGACGACATCGCCACCGCGCTGCGCCTGGCCGACGAGTTCGGCTACCGGCTCGTGGTCAACCACGGCACCGAGGGCCACCTGATCGCGGACCTGTTGGCGGACAAGAACATCCCGGTCGTCGTCGGCCCGCTGTTCACCACCCGCTCGAAGGTCGAGCTGCGGCAGCGCACGCTGCGCACGCCGGGCGTGCTGGCCCGCGCCGGCGTCGAGATCGCCATCACCACCGACCACCCGGTGGTGCCGATCAACTTCCTGGTGCACCAGGCGACCCTGGCCGTGAAAGAGGGGCTCGACCGGGACGTCGCGCTCCGGTCGATCACCACCAACCCGGCCCGGATGATGGGGCTCGACGACCGGGTCGGCTCGCTGGCGCCCGGCCTCGACGGCGACGTGGTGATCTGGTCCGGCGACCCGCTGGACGTGATGAGCCGCGCGCTGCGGGTGTTCGTCGAAGGGCGCGAGGTGTACCGGTTCGAGGACGGCGAAGGCGTCGTGGCGAGCCCGTACCGGACGCGCTAA
- a CDS encoding carbohydrate kinase family protein encodes MIVVAGEALVDLVPTAQGTLAPRLGGGPYNVAVAAGRLDAPVGFLSRISTDPFGDRLVDRLHAANVRTDLVQRGPEPTTLAVVGLTDDGSARYSFYVEGTADRQVTDPGPLPADVRAVSFGTLSLVLEPGASTYERVLWREAERGALTVLDPNIRAGLIRDPRAYRDRYDSWLPHVGLLKVSVDDARWLAELPEDAPEAHVLDVVRDWRGAGPAAVVLTRGGDGLAVLTGTGEVISVPPAPVNVVDTIGAGDTVQGSLLAWLDDHDALSTGAVRSMDAGQWAEALTFAGAAAAITCSRAGAEPPFKRELGMT; translated from the coding sequence GTGATCGTCGTCGCCGGTGAGGCGCTGGTCGACCTCGTGCCCACCGCACAGGGCACGCTCGCACCCCGGCTGGGCGGCGGGCCGTACAACGTCGCCGTCGCCGCCGGGCGGCTCGACGCCCCCGTGGGCTTCCTGTCCCGGATCTCCACCGACCCGTTCGGCGACCGCCTGGTCGACCGGCTGCACGCCGCGAACGTGCGCACCGACCTCGTCCAGCGCGGGCCCGAACCGACCACGCTCGCCGTCGTCGGCCTGACCGACGACGGGTCCGCGCGGTACTCGTTCTACGTCGAGGGCACCGCCGACCGCCAGGTCACCGACCCCGGGCCACTGCCCGCCGACGTGCGCGCGGTGTCGTTCGGCACGCTGTCGCTGGTGCTCGAACCCGGCGCGAGCACGTACGAGCGGGTGCTGTGGCGCGAGGCCGAACGCGGCGCGCTCACCGTGCTGGACCCCAACATCCGCGCCGGCCTCATCCGCGACCCGCGCGCCTACCGCGACCGCTACGACTCGTGGCTGCCGCACGTCGGTCTGCTCAAGGTGTCCGTGGACGACGCCCGGTGGCTCGCCGAACTCCCCGAGGACGCGCCCGAAGCGCACGTGCTCGACGTCGTCCGGGACTGGCGCGGCGCGGGCCCCGCGGCCGTCGTGCTGACCCGGGGCGGCGACGGGCTCGCCGTGCTCACCGGAACCGGTGAGGTGATCAGCGTCCCACCCGCACCGGTGAACGTCGTTGACACGATCGGGGCGGGCGACACGGTCCAGGGATCGCTGCTCGCCTGGCTGGACGACCACGACGCGTTGTCCACCGGGGCCGTGCGCTCGATGGACGCCGGGCAATGGGCCGAAGCGCTCACCTTCGCCGGCGCCGCGGCCGCTATTACCTGCTCCCGGGCCGGAGCGGAACCGCCGTTCAAACGCGAGCTGGGGATGACCTAG